The Gemmatimonadaceae bacterium genome has a window encoding:
- a CDS encoding isoamylase early set domain-containing protein produces the protein MREHHDDDSQLTPLLARGARLLRDEPRVRDAWRDALVDRVAREAAPVRSGSPSPRVRLSIPMAIAAGLACALIGGAAATVVQSRSRPRVEAAVAANTMLLPVRFSVVAPNASTVSVVGDFNHWNPTRLPMRRSADGRVWEVEVRLPLGRYNYALFIDGKVAPDPAAPRAGDDDFGSPNSVLMVRGS, from the coding sequence ATGCGTGAACATCACGATGACGACAGCCAGCTGACCCCGCTGCTCGCGCGCGGCGCACGACTGCTGCGCGACGAGCCCCGCGTGCGCGATGCGTGGCGCGATGCGCTTGTCGACCGCGTCGCGCGTGAAGCCGCGCCTGTGCGTTCGGGTTCGCCTTCGCCTCGCGTTCGGTTGAGCATTCCGATGGCGATTGCCGCGGGCCTGGCATGCGCATTGATCGGCGGCGCGGCGGCGACGGTCGTGCAGTCGCGCAGCAGACCGCGCGTTGAGGCGGCGGTCGCCGCGAATACGATGCTTCTGCCCGTGCGATTCAGCGTCGTCGCGCCAAACGCATCGACCGTGTCGGTCGTCGGCGACTTCAATCACTGGAATCCGACGCGGCTGCCGATGCGCCGCTCCGCCGATGGCCGGGTGTGGGAGGTCGAAGTCCGACTCCCGCTCGGCCGATACAACTACGCGCTCTTCATCGACGGCAAGGTGGCGCCCGATCCGGCGGCGCCGCGTGCCGGCGACGACGATTTCGGCTCGCCCAACTCCGTCCTCATGGTGCGCGGCTCATGA
- a CDS encoding prealbumin-like fold domain-containing protein, whose product MMRLQFVLAAVAAAIVTACSGDAATTSIDGPQTIAATTPASRGNDTSASSPGTSNGAVASVTITPHALTLGLGRFSTPTIAAYDAKGVVVTGKAATWRSADASIAITSDTGLVYARALGTTKVYGSIDGHTDSMTVTVVDAPATNPPPPPAPGVASFDLAITVNGAVLSGADTSGFVHVAGATVKLTRVGGITGDTLSTSIPAGSATTDANGNVSFKSLVGGSYTVEITPPSGSGYAAITSGIYRPTTSDVHMTFTLSKH is encoded by the coding sequence ATGATGCGATTGCAATTTGTGCTCGCGGCCGTTGCCGCCGCGATCGTCACGGCGTGCTCGGGCGACGCCGCCACGACGTCGATCGACGGACCGCAAACCATAGCGGCAACGACACCCGCGTCGCGCGGCAATGACACATCCGCAAGCTCACCCGGCACGTCGAACGGCGCCGTCGCGAGCGTAACGATCACGCCGCACGCGTTGACCCTTGGCCTCGGGCGCTTTTCGACGCCGACGATCGCCGCATACGACGCGAAGGGCGTTGTCGTGACCGGAAAGGCCGCGACGTGGCGCTCGGCCGATGCGAGCATTGCCATCACGAGCGACACGGGTCTCGTGTATGCCAGGGCTCTTGGCACGACGAAAGTCTATGGAAGCATCGACGGCCACACCGACTCCATGACTGTCACCGTCGTCGACGCGCCGGCGACGAACCCGCCGCCGCCGCCCGCGCCGGGCGTCGCGTCGTTCGATCTCGCCATCACGGTCAATGGGGCGGTCCTCAGCGGAGCCGACACCAGCGGCTTCGTTCACGTCGCTGGGGCAACGGTGAAGCTGACGCGTGTCGGCGGCATCACCGGCGATACGCTGTCGACGTCAATTCCCGCCGGCAGCGCTACGACCGACGCCAACGGGAACGTCTCGTTCAAATCGCTCGTCGGCGGATCATACACCGTCGAGATCACGCCGCCGTCGGGTTCGGGATACGCGGCGATCACGAGCGGCATCTATCGGCCGACGACGAGCGACGTGCACATGACGT
- a CDS encoding glycogen-binding domain-containing protein has protein sequence MNVSRPLVALSLIFLTIPSRATRAQASAAAAIGVAMQHEGDGWRSGTRIDPAFRLDNRWFGLRGDLSAMADANSLRADESSLAFNAASPAIGVLRLTTTSRFDDIPIAHGVMRGLGTVESAISAAANGRGMWLGAAVERSAALDSVAARPLLRLGLWQQWKSMTFSIASETHAVKIGARPATFHTGLRPDSLYDSLSKTWTPTTRQVFFGDSGTAAHALQWADIEARLSGSAARISFDGRLGYRPALDGAAASLWGRVTATAELSPRLSLIAGAGRESARLWVGAPASRFMTLGLRVAPAALMRPASPPHVRPSASTFSIDRMEGGGYVITMRVPDARTVEISGDFNGWKPVALRETKLDVWETALALPAGTYHVNVRVNGDRWVAPPGLASTVDDFNGAVGLLVIR, from the coding sequence GTGAACGTGTCGCGCCCGCTCGTCGCACTCTCGCTGATCTTCCTCACGATTCCAAGCCGCGCCACCCGCGCACAGGCGAGCGCCGCCGCCGCGATCGGCGTCGCCATGCAGCATGAGGGCGATGGCTGGCGCTCGGGCACGCGAATCGATCCGGCGTTCCGTCTCGACAACCGCTGGTTCGGCTTGCGCGGCGACCTGTCCGCGATGGCCGATGCGAACAGTCTGCGCGCCGACGAAAGCAGTCTTGCATTCAACGCGGCGTCGCCTGCGATCGGTGTCCTTCGTCTCACGACGACGTCGCGATTCGACGACATCCCGATCGCACATGGTGTGATGCGCGGACTCGGCACGGTCGAGTCGGCGATCAGCGCCGCCGCGAACGGCCGAGGCATGTGGCTGGGCGCCGCCGTCGAGCGGTCGGCGGCGCTCGACAGCGTTGCCGCGCGCCCCCTGCTCCGCCTCGGCCTATGGCAACAGTGGAAGTCGATGACGTTCTCGATCGCATCAGAGACGCATGCCGTGAAGATCGGCGCCCGGCCCGCGACCTTTCATACAGGGCTCCGCCCTGACAGTCTGTACGACTCGCTGTCAAAAACGTGGACGCCTACGACGCGGCAAGTCTTTTTCGGCGACAGCGGCACGGCGGCGCATGCGCTGCAATGGGCCGACATCGAAGCACGCTTGAGCGGTTCGGCCGCGCGCATCTCATTCGACGGACGACTCGGCTATCGTCCCGCGCTCGACGGCGCAGCCGCGTCACTCTGGGGCCGCGTCACCGCGACCGCCGAGCTCTCGCCGCGACTGTCGCTCATCGCGGGCGCGGGGCGAGAGTCCGCTCGGTTGTGGGTTGGGGCTCCCGCTTCGCGCTTCATGACGCTCGGCCTTCGCGTTGCCCCCGCCGCTCTCATGCGGCCCGCGTCGCCGCCACACGTTCGGCCGTCCGCCTCGACCTTCTCGATCGATCGCATGGAGGGCGGCGGATATGTCATCACGATGCGCGTGCCCGATGCGCGCACCGTCGAGATCTCTGGTGATTTCAACGGGTGGAAACCCGTCGCACTGCGCGAGACGAAGCTCGACGTGTGGGAGACGGCGTTGGCGCTTCCCGCGGGCACATACCATGTGAACGTTCGCGTCAACGGCGATCGATGGGTCGCGCCGCCGGGCCTCGCGTCGACGGTGGACGATTTCAACGGCGCCGTCGGATTACTCGTCATTCGCTGA
- a CDS encoding RNA polymerase sigma factor: MSDAVDVSAARAGDARAFAALVDRHAPACLRYATRMLGSVEDAEDATQEAFARAYRALAGYDASMSFRTWVMSILINRCRTSLLHRKRRTLRVVLDEDAVARAHVEASDSDAHLRDAIERALAQLDAPQREAFLLKHVELLSYEEMAAMSGMKISALKMRVQRACERLQALLEEDRYA; the protein is encoded by the coding sequence ATGAGCGACGCCGTGGATGTGAGTGCCGCGCGAGCGGGCGATGCACGCGCGTTCGCGGCGCTGGTCGACCGTCACGCGCCGGCATGCCTTCGCTACGCGACGCGCATGCTCGGCTCGGTCGAAGACGCCGAGGACGCGACGCAGGAAGCGTTCGCGCGCGCGTACCGGGCGTTGGCGGGCTACGATGCATCGATGAGCTTTCGAACGTGGGTCATGAGTATTCTCATAAATCGATGTCGAACGAGTTTGCTGCACCGCAAGCGTCGCACGCTGCGTGTGGTGCTGGATGAGGACGCGGTGGCGCGGGCACATGTCGAAGCATCGGATAGCGATGCCCATCTCCGCGACGCGATCGAGCGGGCGCTCGCCCAGCTCGATGCACCGCAGCGCGAGGCGTTCTTGCTGAAACACGTCGAGTTGTTGAGCTACGAAGAGATGGCGGCGATGAGCGGAATGAAGATCTCAGCGCTGAAGATGCGCGTGCAGCGCGCCTGCGAGCGACTGCAGGCGCTTCTCGAGGAGGACCGCTATGCGTGA